A portion of the Vulpes vulpes isolate BD-2025 chromosome 5, VulVul3, whole genome shotgun sequence genome contains these proteins:
- the LOC112930424 gene encoding olfactory receptor 5AN1, which yields MTGGGNTTEITYFILLGFSDFPRILAVLFAVFLLIYVLTLTWNLGLIILIRMDSHLHTPMYFFLSNLSFIDVCYVTSTAPKMLSNFFQEQQTITFVGCAVQYFVFSTMGLSESCLMTAMAYDRYTAICNPLLYSSVMSPTLCIQMVLGSYLAALSASISQLCAMFQLHFCGPNVINHFFCDMPQLLILSCTDTLFVNLLTAILTMIFGIINAFIIVISYGFIVISIMKITSAKGRSKAFNTCASHLTAVSLFYTSGIFVYLSSSSGGSSSFDRFASVFYTVVIPMLNPLIYSLRNKEIKDALKRLQKKTWYC from the coding sequence ATGACTGGGGGAGGAAATACTACAGAGATCACTTATTTCATCCTTTTGGGATTCTCTGATTTCCCCAGAATCCTAGCAGTGCTCTTTGCTGTATTCCTGCTGATTTACGTTTTGACTCTGACTTGGAACCTGGGCCTCATCATCTTAATAAGGATGGACTCTCACCTCCACAcgcccatgtacttcttcctcagtaATCTGTCCTTCATCGATGTCTGCTATGTGACCTCTACAGCTCCCAAGATGCTCTCCAACTTTTTCCAAGAGCAGCAAACCATCACCTTTGTGGGTTGTGCCGTTCAGTACTTTGTCTTTTCAACCATGGGACTGAGTGAGTCTTGTCTCATGACAGCCATGGCTTATGACCGATACACTGCCATTTGTAACCCACTTCTCTATTCATCAGTCATGTCACCCACGCTCTGTATTCAGATGGTGCTGGGATCCTATCTGGCTGCACTCTCTGCTAGTATATCCCAGTTGTGTGCCATGTTTCAGCTTCATTTCTGTGGGCCGAATGTCAtcaaccacttcttctgtgacaTGCCCCAACTATTAATCCTGTCCTGCACTGACACTTTGTTTGTAAACCTCTTGACTGCTATATTAACAATGATCTTTGGGATAATAAATGCCTTTATTATTGTGATATCCTATGGATTTATTGTCATCTCCATCATGAAGATCACTTCAGCTAAAGGCAGATCCAAAGCTTTTAACACCTGTGCTTCTCATCTGACAGCAGTTTCTCTCTTCTATACCTCAGGTATCTTTGTCTATTTGAGTTCCAGCTCTGGTGGTTCCTCCAGCTTTGACAGATTTGCATCAGTATTCTACACTGTGGTTATTCCCATGTTGAATCCCTTGATTTACAGTCTGAGGAACAAGGAAATCAAAGATGCCTTGAAGAGGTTACAAAAGAAGACATGGTATTGCTGA